The region TGCGGCCGGCCTCCTCCGCGATGGCCTGGGGTCCCCCGATGCCGTCCATGAAATCGAGACTGGCGCGGAGACCCTGGTAGAGCAGGCTCGACGGCGTCCCGGTCTCGTACTGGCGGGCCGTGCCATCGGGCGTGTGCGGTCGGCGAAGCGGCTTCAGTACCTGCTGCGCGTCTTTGCGGACAAAGAGAAACCCGGTGCCCATGGGCGCGAGCATCCACTTGTAGCAGTTGGTGGCGTAGAAATTGCAGCCCATGTCATGCAGGTCCACCGGCAACTGCCCGACGGCCTGGCAGCCATCCCAGAGCGTGAGAATGCCGCGCTCCTGCGCGAGCGCGCAGATCTCCCGGGCGGGCAACCGGGTCCCGGTATCCGTAGTGACGTGGCTGAAGCAGAACAGCCGGGTCCGCGGGGTGAGGGTATCTTCCAGCCGATCTAAAAAAACTTCCTTGTCCTGGTCGATCTCGACCACCTTGACGATCGCCCCCACCCGGTCCGCCAGGCCCTCGGCGGCCTGCAGGGGTACCGGGTGTTCTTCATTGGTGATGATCACCTCGTCGCCCGGCTGCCAGCTTAACCCACCGAGCACCATGCCGTACCCCTCGCCGGTGCTCATCGTCAACGCGATTTCCCCGGCATCGGCCCCGAAGAATTCGGCGATCCTGGCCGGCATTTCCGATGCCGCCTGTTCCACCTTCGTGTACAAGTCGGCAGGACCCACACTGCCGCTGAGCATCTGCTGATAGCCATCGGCCATCGCCTGATTCACACAGACCGGCGACTGGCCGATTCCTCCGGTGTTCAGGTAGACGCCGAACTGCAGCCCCGGCATCTGGTCTCGGATCTGTGCAACGTCCATGGGCTTTCCTCTCATGGAGATTTCTCTCATGGGCTTTCTCTTATGGGCTTTCCACTTCTCCTTATTCCGCGAGGTGTCTACGGAAGAAGCCAACGGTGAGGTTCCACGCCTGCGCCGCCGCCGTCTCGTTGTACCGGGGTGTGGAGTTGTTGTGGAAACCGTGAAGCGTCCCCTCGAACATGCGCATCTCGTACGCCACGCCGTTCGCTTTGAGTGCTTCCTCGTACTCCGGCCACATGGCGTTGATGCGCCGGTCGGTCCCCGCGTAGATGATCATCAGGGCCGCCTCGATCTTCGGCACGTCCTCGCTCGCGGCCGTGGCGCCGTAGTACGGCACGCCGGCGTCCAGGTCGCTGCCGAGGGCCACCGCGAGGCGATTGGTCATGCCCCCGCCCCAGCAGAAACCCGTGGCACCGAGCCGGCCGTTCGAAAGGGCATGGTCCTTAAGAAACCGCGCGCTGTTGATCATGTCCTGGTCCAGCTTCTCCCGGTCGAGGCTCCGCTGCATGGTACGGCCGTCGTCATCGTTGCCGGGGTAGCCGCCGATGGGCGCCAGGCCGTCCGGGGCCAGCGCGAGGAACCCGGCCACGGCCGCGCGCCGCGCCACGTCCTCGATGTAGGGGTTCAGTCCCCGATTCTCGTGGAAGATTATGACGGCGGGAAAGGGGCCGTCACCGGTGGGCTGCACGAGGTAGCCTCGCATGGTCCCCGACGTGCCGCCCGGCGACGGGTACTCGACGTAAGTACCCTTGATCCGCCGGTCGGTGAAGGAGATCGTCTGGGCCTCGGCGTAGCGGGGCAGGAGCGCCTGCGCCATCGAGAGCGCGGAGACGCCGCCGATCGTGATCGCGGCGGCGCGACTGAGGAACGTGCGCCGGTCGATATAGCCGTGACAGTATTCGTCATACAGTTCGAAAACACGCGGGTCGATGTTTTCTTGAGGTGGTTTTTCTTCGGGTGGACTTTCATGGGGTGGCATGGGTTTTCGCTCCTTCGGGGTGGCGGATGCTGAATTGATCGTGCAGGCCGGGTTGATGTCAGTGGTCGTGCTTGCTTTCACCGGGCGTTGGTCTGTTATCCGGTGTGTGCACACTTGCATGCAGGCGAGCAGTTCCGGCGAATGTGTACGACAACGAAATGTGCGAGTCGTCAGATCGTCAGGTATTTGATGAGCAGGGTTAAACTAGGTGTGAAAGCACCTGGCGTCAATCCAAAGTCCGGGCATGATCCAGGAACAGGCAGGACGTTTTGTGATCCCCGTTGTCAGTTTAATTAAGATAACACGAGATTGAGGAACGAAATGCTGACTATAGCGACTAGAAGGATCACCGATTCGATCTACAGCCCAGTCGAAGAAAGATCCAGGGAGCTGATCGCCGAAGAGTTGGCGCTTCCGGGCCTGCGCAATGCTCGAAAGCAAACGCAAACCGGGTCTGTGGATACGGCCTGCTGAACTAAGTGATAGGATGGATAATGAACAAACCAGTATCGAATAGAGCACCTGAAGAATCCGCATTGTCCCAGGCTGAGATCCAGCATTTAATGAAACAGGTTGGCGATGATTTGTATTTCGGTGCAGATAACATCCGGGTAAGACTAGGCCGAATTGAAGAGAAATTCAAAAACACCGCAACAAAAGAAGATATCGCCAATATAAAGATATGGGTATTGGTCGGTGCTGGGACCGCCGGGCTGTCGTTGCTTGGGGCAGCGGGAGCGGTTGTGGTTGGTCTGATGAACTACTTCAAGTGAAGTTGCCCGGATTTCGCGTGTGGTTTGAAACCTGGGAGTCAAACGATGACCGTAATGTCCCGCGATAACTAGGCCTTCGGCGCACAAGTCATAACCGCCGTAGGAATACTCGTTATCACCATCCTGACTTTCGTCAACCAGGCCCACAGCGAATCCCGATACGAGATCAGGACCGAGTTGGTCGCAATACGGCCTGAGGTCCGGGATACAAACACCCGGCTCGCACGTGTTGAGGGTAATCTACGTGTGCCGGATACAGAGTAGGATGGAATGATGGAGGTGGGGGGAATCGAACCCCCGTCCGGAAGTGCCTAAGCGGGAACGTCTACATGCGTAGCCTGTTTTTTGGTCTCGTTCCGGAGAACTCCAGCAGGCAGGATTTAACCGGAACCAGCCTCAGTGGAGTCTCGCCTGGCGCCCTGAGGCGCGACGCCCGGCCAGCCTGCTTTATCGTCGCTTTTGACCATCCCGCAGGCGGGGCTGATCAAAAACGGGTTGCGCTAACTGTTGTTAGGCAGCCATTGCATACGAAGGTTCGTCTGCAGTTAATTTTGTTCCCAATGGTTTAACGAGGTTATCGGGGACCTCGGCACGCGATTCCCACCGCATCCACTCCCGTCGAATCCTTTCACCCCCATGTCAAAGAAGGTAGGACATTTGCCCTTCCCTGTCAAATCTACCCGTGCCAGAAGGCGCGGGTGCGACCGGGAGAGGGCAGTGCACCGCCAGGGAATCGAACCCCGAACCCACTGATTAAGAGTCAGTTGCTCTGCCAATTGAGCTAGCGGTGCATCCATGAGCGCGGAAGGAATCGAACCTTCGACCCACAGATTAAAAGTCTGTTGCTCTGCCAACTGAGCTACGCGCCCTCGCAGGCGAAGCAAGATAAGCGGTTTCGTCCCGAAGGTCAACCAAATTGCGGTATATCCGCGCAATCTCTAAATACGGCAAACCCGCGAAGCCCTACAGGAAAATGGTCGCGTCCCGGTGCGATCCGACGGAGACGATTTTAACGTCGGTCTTCACCAGTTCCGAAACCCGTTCGATATAGGCCCGGGCTTTAACGGGAAGATCGCTCCAGGTCCGGATGTGCCCCGTGGGCCGGTCCCAGCCCTCAATTTCCTCGTAGACGGGTTCGCACCGGGCGAGGACGTTCGCGTCGCTGGGGAGGTGGGGGATCACGTCGCCGTTCAGCCGGTAGCCCACGCACAGCCGCAGCGTCTGGAGACTGTCCAGCGTGTCGAGCCGGGCGAGCGCCAGGCTGTCGATGCCGTTCACCATGACGGCGTATCGAACGACCATGGCGTCGAACCAGCCGCAACGCCGAGGGCGGCCCGTCGTGGCGCCGAACTCTCCCGCCATGCGACGGAACTCGTCGCCCCAACGGGAGGGAAACTCCGTGGGGAAGGGCCCGTTCCCTACCCGGGTGGTGTAGGCCTTGGCCACGCCGATGACCTCGTCGATGCGCGTGGGACCGACGCCGGCCCCCATGCAGGCGGCGCCCGTGGTCGTGTTGGAGGACGTGACGTAGGGGTAGGTCCCATGGTCCACGTCCAGCAGCGTGCCCTGGCTGCCCTCGAAGAGGATCTCCTTGCCTTCGTCAATGGCGTCGTTCAGATATTCCGACGTATTGATCACGTATGGACCGATCTGCCGGGCGAAAGCCAGGTATTCCTCGATGATCCGGTCCGCGTCGAGCGCTTCGGCCTGATAGATAGCAGCGAGGATCCTGTTTACCTCATCGATATTTCGCTGCAGCTTCTCCTTCAGCACGCCGTGGTCGTGCAGGTCGACGATGCGTATGCCCTTGCGGGCGGCCTTGTCCGCGTAGGCCGGTCCGATGCCCCGGCCCGTGGTGCCGATGCGCTCTTCTTCCTGCCTCTGCTCCTCGCCGACCCGGTCGATCAGCTTGTGATACGGCATGATGAGATGGGCGTTATGGCTGATGAACAGGCGTCCCTCCACGTCGATTCCGTGCGATCCGAGCATCTCGATCTCTTCCATCAGCGCTTCGGGATCGATCACGGTGCCGTTGCCGATGACGCAGGCCTTTTCCGGTCGGAGAATACCCACGGGAATCAGGTGGAGGATATACTCCTGGTCTTCGATCTGGACGGTATGGCCGGCGTTGGCGCCGCCCTGGAACCGCACGACGATGTCGGCCTGCTCACTCAGAAAATCGACGATCTTGCCCTTGCCCTCGTCGCCCCAGGCTGCGCCTACGAGAATGCGAACGGCCATTTTTGCTTCCATCTCCCTCGTATATACCGGGCTGGCCGGTCCTGCTTTGAAATCGGGGCCGAGTCCCGGGTCCACAAACAACAAAAGGGCGAGTCATAAGACCCGCCCTCGAGACCGTTAGATCTTACAGTTCATTTTATGTGGTATAGACGCGGAAGGTCAAGAAAAAACGGCCTAAAAACTAGACAATGTCCATCGCCGGAACACCATTGGCGTGACGCCCGTGTACCGCCCGTGCACCGCCAGAGCTTCATCCGCGCACCGCCGACACGGGGCCGCATAGATCGGTTGACAATCGAGGGGTAAGTGGTACTAATGCATGAATGACTGAAAGCGTTCTGGAGCGAAGGACGCGAAAGACCAGTTTCAAGTAGCGGCCCGAAGCGAGGACGCGCTTTCCCCGGTTCAAAAAAGAGAGGGAGCGAGACCTGCCATGTATTCATGCATCAACGGTGCGACGACCATGCCCTATACGCTCGAGCAGGATCTGGAAGCCGCAGGGAAGGCGGGGTTCGACGCCGTGGAGATCTGGTCCAGGAAACTCGATGCGTACCTGGAAACCCACGATATCGCCGAGTTGAGGGCGTGCCTGGATGCGCACGGGCTGCGCGCGGCCTCGCTGTGTCCCTACGGATTGGTGGGGTTCTCCGACAATCGGGAACAGCTTCAGGCCATCGAACGCGCGGCTAAGGTGGCCGCGGCCATCGACTGTCCGGTCCTCCTCGTCTGCGCCGACGCGCCGCCGGACGGCATGGACCGGGATGAGGCCTACGACATAATGGCCGCCACGGTCCGCGATTACGCCGTGCGTACCTCCGCCCACGGCGTCAAGATCGCCATCGAGCCCCTCGGGCGGCATCCCTTCATTCCGGGGCCTCGCGAGGCCCTGGAGGTGATCGAACGGACCGGACACGACAGCCTGGGGCTGATGGTGGACTTCTTCCACTACTACAAGTCGGGCGTCCCGCTCGACGACATTCGGGCTATCCCCACAGAACTTCTGCTGATCGTCCACGTCGACGACTGCGAGGACCTGCCGCCGGCCGACCTGACCGACCAGCATCGTGTCTACATGGGCGAAGGCGTGCTTCCCCTGAAGGACGTGATGGGCGTATTGCGGGAGAAAGGCTATGCGGGCGCCCTGTCCGTCGAGATTTTCCGAGAGGAATACTGGGAGAAAGACCCGGTGGAGATTTCCGTCGCGGCGAAAGCGGCGTACGACCGGATGATGGCCGGCTGAGGGCGGGATCGACGGCGGGGCCGCCTCGACTGGCCCTCACCGATCCCTAATGGACCTACTGCCCCAGGGACTTCCGATACCGCAGGTTCAGGGTCTTCGGATGGGCGGCGCGCGCCTCGTCGAGGCGGCCGACCGGCGTGGTGTGGGGGGCGTTCCGGACCAGCTCCGGGTCGTTTTCCGCTTCTTCTGCAATGGCCGTCATGGCGTCGATGAACCGATCGATGGACTCCTTGCTCTCGGTCTCGGTGGGTTCGACCATGGCCGCCTCGGGCACGATGAGCGGGAAGTAGATTGTAGGTGCGTAGAAACCGTAGTCGAGCAGGCGCTTGGCGACGTCCAGCATCCGGACGCCGTGCGCGCGGAACCGGGTACCGGAGGCCACGAACTCGTGCTGGCAGGGCACTTCGGCCGGAATGGGCGTCTCCTTCTGCGTGCCGTGGACGAGGACGGTGCGGGGGTAGCTTTTCTCAAGGCGCCGCATGATGTAGTTGGCGTTCAGGATGGCGTTTTCGCTCACCTGGCGTAGCCCGTCGGGACCGTTGGCCCGGATATAGGCGTAGGCCCGGACCATCATCCCGAAGCTGCCGCCGAATCCCCTGACGCGGCCGATGGAATCGGGCCGGTCGTAGTCCAAACGGTACATATCGCCGTCCTTCACCGGCACGGGCGTCGGCAGGAACCGGACCAGGTCGCTCCGTACGCCCACGGGTCCCGCGCCCGGACCGCCGCCCCCGTGGGGCGTGGAAAAGGTCTTGTGCAGGTTGAAGTGGACGACGTCGAACCCC is a window of Gemmatimonadota bacterium DNA encoding:
- a CDS encoding dienelactone hydrolase family protein — protein: MPPHESPPEEKPPQENIDPRVFELYDEYCHGYIDRRTFLSRAAAITIGGVSALSMAQALLPRYAEAQTISFTDRRIKGTYVEYPSPGGTSGTMRGYLVQPTGDGPFPAVIIFHENRGLNPYIEDVARRAAVAGFLALAPDGLAPIGGYPGNDDDGRTMQRSLDREKLDQDMINSARFLKDHALSNGRLGATGFCWGGGMTNRLAVALGSDLDAGVPYYGATAASEDVPKIEAALMIIYAGTDRRINAMWPEYEEALKANGVAYEMRMFEGTLHGFHNNSTPRYNETAAAQAWNLTVGFFRRHLAE
- a CDS encoding sugar phosphate isomerase/epimerase, encoding MYSCINGATTMPYTLEQDLEAAGKAGFDAVEIWSRKLDAYLETHDIAELRACLDAHGLRAASLCPYGLVGFSDNREQLQAIERAAKVAAAIDCPVLLVCADAPPDGMDRDEAYDIMAATVRDYAVRTSAHGVKIAIEPLGRHPFIPGPREALEVIERTGHDSLGLMVDFFHYYKSGVPLDDIRAIPTELLLIVHVDDCEDLPPADLTDQHRVYMGEGVLPLKDVMGVLREKGYAGALSVEIFREEYWEKDPVEISVAAKAAYDRMMAG
- a CDS encoding aminotransferase class V-fold PLP-dependent enzyme, translating into MREISMRGKPMDVAQIRDQMPGLQFGVYLNTGGIGQSPVCVNQAMADGYQQMLSGSVGPADLYTKVEQAASEMPARIAEFFGADAGEIALTMSTGEGYGMVLGGLSWQPGDEVIITNEEHPVPLQAAEGLADRVGAIVKVVEIDQDKEVFLDRLEDTLTPRTRLFCFSHVTTDTGTRLPAREICALAQERGILTLWDGCQAVGQLPVDLHDMGCNFYATNCYKWMLAPMGTGFLFVRKDAQQVLKPLRRPHTPDGTARQYETGTPSSLLYQGLRASLDFMDGIGGPQAIAEEAGRKAESLRTRFDAVPGVRVISSRHADTQSGIVAFAIEGIAGNEVSEALRNRWQITQRGTYINEPTGVRISVAFYTSDAELDTLVEAVTTLAGEVV
- a CDS encoding adenylosuccinate synthase, with product MAVRILVGAAWGDEGKGKIVDFLSEQADIVVRFQGGANAGHTVQIEDQEYILHLIPVGILRPEKACVIGNGTVIDPEALMEEIEMLGSHGIDVEGRLFISHNAHLIMPYHKLIDRVGEEQRQEEERIGTTGRGIGPAYADKAARKGIRIVDLHDHGVLKEKLQRNIDEVNRILAAIYQAEALDADRIIEEYLAFARQIGPYVINTSEYLNDAIDEGKEILFEGSQGTLLDVDHGTYPYVTSSNTTTGAACMGAGVGPTRIDEVIGVAKAYTTRVGNGPFPTEFPSRWGDEFRRMAGEFGATTGRPRRCGWFDAMVVRYAVMVNGIDSLALARLDTLDSLQTLRLCVGYRLNGDVIPHLPSDANVLARCEPVYEEIEGWDRPTGHIRTWSDLPVKARAYIERVSELVKTDVKIVSVGSHRDATIFL